TAATCCTTCGCGCTAGAATACAGATACTGTTCCGGCTCCTCTACCCAACCTTCCTTCACGGGGTTTTGGTGCACGTAGTCCAGCTTCTGGGCCAGCAGGGCATTGGTGCTTACCTCAATGGGATGGTTGTGCTGTTGCCAGAATTGGTATTTGGTGTTGTTGGGATTGCGCTGCCCCGCCCGTTCAAAGAGCCAGAGAAGCCAGCCTTTGCGGCTTTCCTGAGTGTTGGCGTCAATGGCTTTGGTAATTTCTTTGGAAGTATGCCGCTTTAAATCACGTAAGATATCCTCCAGTTTTTCACCCTTTGAGCCAATAATCAAATGTACATGGTTGGGCATCAGGCACCACGCATACACGTGCAGGCCTTTGTGCTGAATGCAATAGCGCAGGCTTTCCACAAAAATGTCTTTGTATTCCCGCCGGGTAAACACGTCTACCCAATATACCGTGGCAAAAGACACGAAATAGAGGAAGTCCTGGTCCTTTATTTTGTAGCTGCGGCTCATGGGGATGTACGTAAGTTTATAAACTTACTACGTTGGCTACCCACAAGTTACGCTGGCGCTAAACTTGCGGGAGAAATGAAATTCTTTTACCTGTAGGAGAAATAAACCATTACATAAGCAATGATAACAACTATAATTAGGCCTACAAAAATGTTTAAACATCCATACGATAAAACATCTGCAGGTTCATGCATATCTCCATGCCTTACCTCCTTAAACGACTTTGCCTTTTTTCCAGTCACCTTTGAGCGAATGAAAAAAAAGAGCCATCTAGCCGTGATACCTAAATATTCAAATATTAAAGATCGCATCTGTAGCCTATCCTAACTTTCACTACTTAATCTCCCGCAAGTTTAGCGCAGCGTAACTTGTGGGTTGGCACTGAGGAAGTTTATCAACTTCCTTATTCCAAACAAAATCCGTTTTCGGACTCATTTCTCAAAACGAGCCCCAAAACGGGTTTAGTCCATCATATCGGCGGGTCGGGGGGCGTGCGGGGCGACGTCTGGGTTCCAGCTCATGGGATAGTTTTGGTCCAGGAATTCCAGGGCGTCAACAGTTAAATACAGCGGCTTGAAGGTGTCAATCATCACGGCCAGTTCATGGGTTTCTTTCTTACCTATGCTGGCTTCCACGGTGCCAGGGTGTGGGCCGTGCGGAAGGCCGCTGGGGTGAATGGTGAACGAGCCAATGTCCACGCCTTTTCTGCTCATGAAATTACCGGCCACGTAATACAGAATCTCGTCTGAGTCTACGTTGGAGTGGTTGTAGGGCGCCGGAATTGCCAACGGGTGATAATCAAACAACCGCGGCACGAAAGAGCACACTACAAACCCCTGCGTCTCAAACGTTTGGTGCACGGGCGGCGGCTGGTGAATGCGGCCGGTAATGGGCTCAAAGTCATGGATGGAAAAGGCATACGGATAGAAATAACCATCCCAACCCACCACGTCCAGCGGCGAATAGTCATAGGTGTACTGGTGCAGAAAACCTTCTTTCTTAATCTGAAGCAGATACTCACCCGGCGCATCATCTAGAATCAATTCATGCGGTGGCCTGATGTCGCGCTCACAGTACGGGCTGTGCTCCAGCAGTTGCCCGAAGTGGTTTCTATAGCGCCGCACGGTCTCTACCGGGCTGAAGCTCTCGGTGATTAAAAGGCGGACGGGGCCTTCGTTCCATTTCCATTGGTGGATGATGGTTCTAGGGATGACCACGTAATCGCCGGCCTCTACCTCCAGCCGGCCCATCTGCGACAGCAAGGCGCCGGAACCTTCATGGATGAACACAATCTCATCTGCGAGCGCATTTTTGTAGAAATAGTCCATCTCGCGTTGCTTCGGGAGGCAGATAGAAATAGTGCAATCTTTGTTCATCAAGACCGTCTTGCGCGCGCTCAGGTAATCTTCGCCGGTGCTTTCGCCTTTGAAGGGGCGTAGATGGTACGGCGCCAGCGGCACGGTAGATTGCACCGGTCCGTACGGCACCGGTTCGCCAATGCGCGTGATGCGGGTGGGCGCATGGTTATGGTACAGCAACGACGACACCCCCGAAAACCCCAACGTACCCACCAACTGCTCATGGTACAAACTGCCATCGGGCTTTCTGAACTGCGTGTGCCGCTTCCGCGGAATGTTTCCTAATCTATGGTAGTAGGCCATTTGGTTAATGTGCTAATTAGGTAATGTGCTGATGTGCTAATTTTATAGATGCGTTTTCGGGCTCATTTCTGGAAATGAAGCCGAAAACAGGAGTTGAAAAAAACACCTCGCATAAGCAATTCAAAGTTGTGACACGAAGATACTTTTAAGGCTTATGCCTTGTTGTTTTCCTATTCAATAACGTTTACTGTTTCGCTATTAGACCAAACTACGGCATAGTTGTCAGCAAAATTCTCTGCTTTCTGTTTATATGCCTTGCTCCAGAAACGGTGGTACATACTGTCTATATGATGGCCAATCTCATGAAGCAATAAACGTTCAAGGTAATAGTCCTTAATTCTTTCTACTTCCCATTTTAGAAACCAACCATTTTCATCAGACCCGAGTTGGGTAGTGTAGGGAGCATAAAACTTAAGCTGCTTCAGTTCTGGCTTCTTGTCCCCAAAGCGCATTTTCAAATCATTCGGGAATGGATGAAGCACAATAAGGTTCACGCCGCTTCCACTTATAAAGCTGCCTTGAACCGCATTTCCATTCTGATAATCCGTTCTCTTTACCTTTCGAAACCAGACATGCGTTAATTCTTTGCTGTGCTCCTTAGGTAATTTTTCCAGAGTCTTCCTTACTTGCTCTGCTGTGACAGGAAAGAAGAAGTCCTTAGACGGATTGTCTTCAATGAAAATAGATGTCTCTTGTCCAGCAGATGGAGCAAGTAAGTTATGTTGGCTTTTAAAGATTTGGTCAGCTAATTTAGGGTGCCTCCTGCCTCCTTTCACATCTCCAAATTTCCTGCTCTTCTTCCAGGCTGTTTCTTTCCTATTTATCATATATACAAAGCATGCCAACTCTAAGATAGAAAAAAAGCATTCCTGTTTTCGGCTTCATTTCAAGAACTGAGCCCGGAAACAGGAAGTTAATCAAACAGTCTCAAATGAAAACAAAAAAGCGCCTGCCAGTTTTACCCGGCAGGCGCTTTCCCTTTACAATTACTTGCCTAAGCTAATCTGGCTGGCCTGCCCGAAGGCGCCCATGGCCTTCTGGAAATCTGGGTCAATCTCGTTGAGCACGGGGTAGAAACCTTCGGCGTCAAAACGGCTGCGGCCAATGTAGGCTTTGAGGTTATTCTTGATGGTGCGCTGCGAGCGTTGAATGTCTTTGTCTTCCACCTTTACACCGGCGCGCCTGGCTTCTTTTAGCAAGCCCTGGAACATGACGTCTGTGATTTGGAAGTTGGCTTTAAAATCAGCTAAGGCCATGTTCTCCAGTTTCTTCTTGTTGTCACGGGCGTAGTTCATGGCATACTCACGCAGAATGTTTTTGCGGTACAGTTCCATCAGCAGCGGCGTGTTGTCTAGGGTGTCACGGGGCACAAACACGTCTGGCATAATGCCGCCGCCGCCGTACACGGTGCGCCCGCGGCTGGTTTTGTACTTGAGCGAGTCATTGAACTTGATGCTGTCCTGGCTGAACAGTTCGCCGTGTTTGTAGCGGTTCAT
This region of Rufibacter sp. LB8 genomic DNA includes:
- a CDS encoding transposase, translated to MSRSYKIKDQDFLYFVSFATVYWVDVFTRREYKDIFVESLRYCIQHKGLHVYAWCLMPNHVHLIIGSKGEKLEDILRDLKRHTSKEITKAIDANTQESRKGWLLWLFERAGQRNPNNTKYQFWQQHNHPIEVSTNALLAQKLDYVHQNPVKEGWVEEPEQYLYSSAKDYAGLKGLVPVILIE
- a CDS encoding homogentisate 1,2-dioxygenase is translated as MAYYHRLGNIPRKRHTQFRKPDGSLYHEQLVGTLGFSGVSSLLYHNHAPTRITRIGEPVPYGPVQSTVPLAPYHLRPFKGESTGEDYLSARKTVLMNKDCTISICLPKQREMDYFYKNALADEIVFIHEGSGALLSQMGRLEVEAGDYVVIPRTIIHQWKWNEGPVRLLITESFSPVETVRRYRNHFGQLLEHSPYCERDIRPPHELILDDAPGEYLLQIKKEGFLHQYTYDYSPLDVVGWDGYFYPYAFSIHDFEPITGRIHQPPPVHQTFETQGFVVCSFVPRLFDYHPLAIPAPYNHSNVDSDEILYYVAGNFMSRKGVDIGSFTIHPSGLPHGPHPGTVEASIGKKETHELAVMIDTFKPLYLTVDALEFLDQNYPMSWNPDVAPHAPRPADMMD